One Lentibacillus cibarius DNA window includes the following coding sequences:
- a CDS encoding LD-carboxypeptidase, producing MRMRPQCLKMGDTIGVVAPAGPIDGERLTRSILFFERMGLHVLLGAALDEQYGYLAGTDGQRVADFHAMVADTSVKAIFFARGGYGTARIADKIDYELIRKHPKIMWGYSDITYLHTSIRQQTGLVTFHGPMPVSDIADKDFDQLSANLFQQLFYPKTLHYTEEVSPLEVIVPGEAEGQLVGGNLSLLISTLGTAYEIDTKNKLLLVEDIGEAPYRVDSMLNQLRLAGKLDEAAGIIVGDFADAEPNKGPSLSLEQVFNDYLANLSCPVMAGFKIGHCFPHFSVPLGAHAVLSTSAKTLTVEPGVQ from the coding sequence ATGAGGATGAGACCGCAGTGTTTGAAGATGGGAGATACGATTGGAGTGGTTGCACCGGCTGGTCCGATTGATGGGGAGCGTCTAACTCGATCGATTCTTTTTTTCGAGCGGATGGGGTTGCACGTGTTGCTTGGTGCAGCACTTGATGAGCAGTATGGATATTTGGCTGGAACGGATGGGCAGCGGGTTGCGGATTTTCACGCTATGGTAGCCGACACATCCGTCAAAGCAATATTTTTTGCTCGTGGCGGCTATGGAACCGCGCGGATTGCCGATAAAATTGATTACGAGTTGATCCGGAAACATCCCAAAATTATGTGGGGTTATAGTGATATCACTTACCTGCATACATCCATCCGCCAACAGACGGGATTGGTCACCTTTCATGGACCGATGCCGGTATCTGATATTGCTGATAAGGATTTTGATCAACTATCCGCAAACTTATTTCAGCAGTTATTTTACCCGAAAACGTTGCACTACACCGAGGAAGTTTCCCCATTGGAGGTTATTGTGCCGGGCGAAGCGGAAGGGCAGCTTGTTGGAGGGAATCTATCATTATTAATCAGTACACTCGGTACCGCATATGAGATTGATACCAAAAATAAACTTTTGCTGGTGGAGGATATTGGTGAGGCGCCATATAGAGTCGATTCGATGCTCAACCAGCTGCGTCTCGCGGGTAAATTAGACGAAGCGGCCGGCATTATTGTCGGTGATTTTGCCGATGCGGAGCCAAATAAAGGGCCGTCTCTCTCATTGGAACAAGTTTTTAACGATTATTTGGCAAATCTCAGCTGTCCGGTTATGGCAGGATTTAAAATCGGTCATTGTTTTCCGCATTTTTCCGTTCCGCTGGGGGCACATGCCGTTTTATCGACATCAGCGAAAACATTAACGGTCGAGCCGGGTGTGCAATAA
- a CDS encoding mandelate racemase/muconate lactonizing enzyme family protein, whose product MNIRTIETGYASIPLHTPFKTALRTVTTAETVVVKVTCDNGITGWGEAPPTHVITGDSVASIDYAVNNIIKPRLLGESVRKREQVFATLSRSAVGNTSAKAAVDMAIYDCLAQYAGMPLYQFLGGYQSALETDYTVSVNQPDEMAAHAQTCIEQGFHVLKVKVGSDDSLTDIRRIEAIREQVGPEPSIRLDANQGWQAKEAISTIRKMETLGLDIELIEQPVPKHDLDGMRYVTANTETLIMADESLFSAHDARMVLEKNAADLINIKLMKAGGIHEALKIAKLADVYGVECMTGSMIETGIGITAAAHFAASQPNVTRYDFDAPLMLADDTMEDGISYHGRHIRLEEKPGLGISRMKAEAVRWNVDVYSGISG is encoded by the coding sequence ATGAACATCCGAACAATCGAAACTGGGTATGCGTCGATTCCGCTGCATACGCCGTTTAAAACAGCCTTGCGCACCGTAACGACTGCAGAGACCGTGGTTGTCAAAGTTACTTGTGATAATGGCATCACCGGTTGGGGAGAGGCGCCCCCGACCCATGTGATCACCGGTGACAGCGTGGCAAGCATCGATTATGCCGTCAACAACATCATTAAACCACGATTACTTGGTGAATCGGTACGAAAGCGTGAGCAGGTATTTGCAACTTTATCCCGGAGTGCAGTCGGTAATACAAGTGCCAAAGCTGCGGTTGATATGGCCATTTATGACTGTTTAGCGCAGTACGCGGGGATGCCGCTCTATCAATTTCTTGGCGGTTATCAATCAGCGCTTGAAACGGACTATACGGTTAGTGTGAATCAACCGGATGAAATGGCGGCGCATGCACAAACTTGCATTGAGCAAGGATTTCATGTGCTCAAAGTTAAAGTCGGCAGTGATGATAGTTTGACAGATATACGGCGCATTGAAGCCATTCGGGAGCAAGTCGGGCCGGAGCCGTCTATTCGCCTTGATGCTAACCAAGGCTGGCAGGCGAAAGAGGCCATTAGCACCATCCGTAAAATGGAAACGCTCGGGTTGGACATTGAATTGATTGAGCAGCCTGTTCCTAAACATGACTTGGACGGGATGCGATATGTGACAGCTAACACCGAAACTTTAATCATGGCTGATGAAAGTTTGTTTTCCGCACATGATGCCAGAATGGTGCTGGAAAAAAACGCGGCCGATTTAATCAACATCAAGCTAATGAAGGCGGGCGGCATTCACGAAGCGTTGAAAATAGCAAAACTGGCCGACGTTTATGGTGTGGAATGCATGACCGGCAGCATGATTGAAACAGGTATCGGCATCACGGCCGCAGCACATTTTGCCGCAAGCCAGCCAAATGTAACGCGGTACGATTTTGATGCACCGCTGATGCTCGCTGATGACACGATGGAGGACGGCATCAGCTATCATGGCCGGCATATCCGACTCGAGGAAAAACCAGGTCTCGGCATAAGCCGGATGAAAGCGGAGGCAGTGCGCTGGAATGTGGATGTATATAGCGGTATCTCGGGCTGA
- the murA gene encoding UDP-N-acetylglucosamine 1-carboxyvinyltransferase: MEKIIVRGGKRLHGTVRVEGAKNAVLPVIAASMLASEGESVITDVPVLADVYTINEVLRNMNADVMFDYNTVHVNASNQLLTEAPTEYVRKMRASVLVIGPLLARYGHAKVAMPGGCAIGSRPIDLHLKGFEAMGARTHVGNGFVELEAEGRLHGAKIYLDMPSVGATENIMMAASLAEGTTTIENCAKEPEIVDLANFLNKMGAKVVGAGTETIRIEGAEELHGANHSIIPDRIEAGTFMAASAITGGNVLIENAEIGHLRSIISKLEEMGVTIVEEGEGIRVLGPDKLEATDIKTLPHPGFPTDMQSQMMALMLNAYGTSVITETVFENRFMHVEEFRRMNAKMKIEGRSVIIEGPGELQGAEVAATDLRAAAALILAGLRAEGITRVTDLKHLDRGYVNFAEKLAGLGASIERIDANGDSVKPFLHINDQPGNFLAFLSLES, translated from the coding sequence ATGGAAAAAATCATCGTAAGAGGTGGGAAGCGACTGCATGGCACTGTCAGAGTTGAAGGTGCCAAAAATGCCGTGTTGCCTGTTATAGCGGCAAGTATGCTCGCAAGTGAAGGCGAAAGTGTCATCACTGATGTTCCTGTCCTTGCCGACGTATATACAATTAATGAAGTCCTACGCAATATGAATGCAGATGTAATGTTTGATTATAATACTGTTCATGTAAACGCATCTAACCAATTATTGACAGAAGCACCAACAGAATATGTGCGAAAAATGCGTGCATCCGTTCTCGTGATTGGGCCGTTACTTGCACGCTACGGTCATGCGAAAGTTGCTATGCCCGGCGGCTGTGCAATAGGTTCCCGGCCGATTGACCTGCATCTGAAAGGGTTTGAGGCTATGGGAGCTCGCACACACGTTGGTAATGGCTTTGTTGAACTGGAAGCAGAAGGACGGTTGCACGGTGCAAAAATCTATTTAGATATGCCAAGCGTTGGTGCGACGGAAAACATCATGATGGCAGCATCATTAGCTGAGGGCACAACGACGATTGAAAACTGTGCTAAGGAACCTGAAATAGTTGATCTGGCCAATTTCCTCAATAAAATGGGTGCAAAAGTAGTTGGCGCCGGTACGGAAACAATCCGTATTGAAGGCGCAGAAGAACTTCACGGTGCAAATCACTCCATTATCCCGGATCGAATTGAAGCCGGAACGTTTATGGCTGCCTCGGCCATCACCGGCGGAAATGTCTTAATTGAAAATGCTGAAATTGGCCATTTGCGATCAATCATTTCCAAACTGGAAGAAATGGGTGTGACTATTGTTGAGGAAGGGGAAGGCATTCGCGTTCTAGGACCTGACAAACTAGAAGCGACGGATATCAAAACACTGCCTCATCCCGGATTCCCAACAGATATGCAATCACAGATGATGGCACTGATGCTGAATGCCTATGGAACTAGTGTCATCACGGAAACCGTATTTGAAAATAGGTTTATGCATGTGGAAGAATTTCGCCGCATGAATGCTAAAATGAAAATCGAAGGGCGCAGCGTAATTATTGAAGGCCCGGGCGAACTGCAAGGGGCAGAAGTCGCAGCAACAGACCTTCGTGCAGCCGCCGCACTTATCCTGGCAGGCTTGCGGGCTGAAGGAATAACTCGTGTAACTGATTTGAAACACCTCGACCGCGGCTACGTGAATTTTGCAGAAAAGCTGGCCGGGCTCGGTGCATCAATTGAACGGATCGATGCTAACGGTGATTCGGTAAAGCCATTTTTGCATATAAACGATCAGCCAGGAAATTTCCTAGCCTTTCTCTCTCTAGAATCTTAA
- the atpG gene encoding ATP synthase F1 subunit gamma yields MASLRDIQKRIDSTSKTKKITKAMEMVSASKMNKAEENAKSFVPYSEKIQEVVANIAASSMDASHPLLEKREVKKTGYFVITSDRGLAGAFNSNVLKKAYELINKNHQSTDEYTVIAIGRVGYEFFQKRNMPVTKSIVGMADQPEFNDIKELAAETVQTFIDGEIDELKLVYNHYVSAISQVVTTKKLLPLTDIAQEANTSSVSQYEYEPDQEQILKVLLPQYAESLIYGALLDSKASEHAARMTAMRNATDNANDLIDDLTLSYNRARQAAITQEINEIIGGVAALE; encoded by the coding sequence TTGGCATCACTTAGAGATATACAGAAGCGTATCGATTCAACATCAAAGACGAAAAAGATTACCAAAGCGATGGAGATGGTCTCCGCTTCCAAAATGAATAAGGCTGAAGAAAATGCAAAGTCTTTTGTGCCATACAGCGAAAAAATTCAGGAAGTGGTCGCCAATATCGCAGCCAGTAGTATGGATGCATCACACCCACTGCTTGAGAAACGGGAAGTGAAGAAAACTGGCTATTTCGTAATTACATCTGACCGTGGTCTCGCTGGTGCATTTAATAGTAATGTGCTGAAAAAGGCATATGAATTAATTAATAAAAACCACCAATCAACCGATGAATATACAGTTATTGCTATCGGTCGTGTCGGCTATGAATTTTTCCAAAAGCGCAACATGCCGGTAACGAAAAGTATTGTTGGTATGGCGGACCAACCGGAATTCAATGACATTAAAGAACTTGCAGCTGAAACAGTGCAAACGTTCATTGATGGGGAAATTGATGAGTTAAAACTAGTATATAATCATTATGTAAGTGCTATTTCACAAGTTGTGACAACTAAAAAGCTGCTACCGTTGACCGATATTGCCCAGGAAGCAAATACTTCCAGCGTCAGTCAGTACGAATATGAGCCAGATCAGGAGCAGATCTTGAAAGTGCTCCTGCCGCAATATGCAGAAAGCCTGATTTATGGTGCGCTCTTAGACAGTAAGGCAAGCGAGCACGCTGCACGAATGACAGCAATGCGTAATGCCACTGATAATGCCAACGATCTGATCGATGATTTGACCTTGTCATATAACCGTGCACGTCAAGCGGCTATCACACAAGAAATCAATGAAATTATCGGCGGAGTGGCTGCACTCGAATAA
- a CDS encoding ABC transporter ATP-binding protein, which translates to MEKILEVNDLHVTFTTYGGTVKAVRGVNFHLNKGETLAIVGESGCGKSVTSNAIMRLIPDPPGKISRGTITFKGKQLTDVTEKEMRSIRGVDISMIFQDPMTALNPTLTIGTQLMEGLREHHKTSSAEAKEKAIEMMELVGIPNPEERFKQYPHQFSGGMRQRIVIAIALICEPELLIADEPTTALDVTIQAQILELFDRIQTQTGVSIILITHDLGVVAKIADRIAVMYAGKIIESGTRREIFYHAEHPYTKGLLQSVPRLDMKGEKLIPIDGTPPDLFSPPQGCPFTARCPMAMEVCNKVYPVETEVSDTHKVDCWLQDDRAKQLLAETADQT; encoded by the coding sequence ATGGAGAAAATACTCGAAGTCAACGATCTGCATGTGACATTCACTACATACGGTGGCACCGTCAAAGCGGTCAGGGGCGTCAATTTTCATTTGAATAAAGGGGAAACGCTTGCGATTGTCGGTGAGTCCGGCTGTGGTAAAAGTGTGACATCCAATGCCATCATGCGACTTATTCCAGATCCGCCCGGGAAAATTTCGAGAGGTACGATCACGTTTAAAGGCAAACAGCTCACCGATGTTACAGAAAAAGAGATGCGTTCGATTCGCGGTGTCGATATATCAATGATTTTTCAGGACCCGATGACCGCATTGAACCCGACATTGACGATTGGCACGCAGCTGATGGAAGGATTACGCGAGCATCATAAAACGTCAAGTGCTGAGGCGAAGGAAAAAGCAATTGAAATGATGGAGCTGGTCGGAATCCCCAATCCGGAAGAACGCTTTAAGCAGTATCCGCATCAATTCAGTGGCGGGATGCGGCAGCGGATTGTCATTGCGATCGCCCTCATCTGTGAGCCGGAGCTGTTGATCGCGGATGAACCGACGACAGCATTGGACGTAACGATTCAGGCACAGATATTGGAACTGTTTGACCGCATCCAAACGCAGACCGGGGTTTCGATTATTCTCATTACACATGACCTCGGAGTTGTCGCGAAAATTGCCGACCGCATCGCTGTCATGTACGCAGGGAAAATTATCGAGTCCGGCACACGACGTGAAATTTTTTACCATGCGGAACATCCTTATACAAAGGGATTGCTCCAGTCCGTGCCAAGACTTGATATGAAAGGGGAAAAACTAATCCCGATTGATGGAACACCACCGGATTTATTCTCACCTCCACAAGGATGCCCGTTTACCGCGCGTTGTCCGATGGCGATGGAGGTGTGTAATAAAGTTTACCCGGTTGAAACGGAAGTTAGTGATACACATAAAGTGGATTGCTGGCTTCAGGATGACCGGGCAAAACAATTATTGGCTGAAACGGCCGATCAAACATGA
- a CDS encoding ABC transporter permease, whose translation MLRYILKRFAIMAVTLWIIVTLTFVLMVTIPGSPLNEERTTNEAVQQNLKEHYNLDEPYYIQYFLYLKSVVTLDFGPSIKQPTESVNDLLGRGFPISFELGIATIVVAVISGVILGIFAALKHNGMIDYLAMTIAVLGISIPNFVLATLLIQVLAVNLNILPAATWSSPMHMIMPTIALATGPMAIIARLTRSTMLEVLTQDYIKMARAKGLKPWKIIIKHSLKNALMPVVTIMGTLLAGILTGTFVIEQIFGIPGMGKYFVESINQRDYPVIMGTTVFYSAFLILMLFLVDIAYGLLDPRIKLHKKGGES comes from the coding sequence ATGCTTCGTTATATTCTTAAACGGTTTGCTATCATGGCGGTGACATTATGGATCATTGTCACACTTACTTTCGTTTTAATGGTGACGATACCGGGTTCACCGTTGAATGAGGAGCGTACGACGAATGAAGCCGTGCAGCAAAACCTGAAAGAACATTATAATTTGGATGAACCGTACTACATACAATATTTCCTTTATTTAAAATCTGTTGTCACGCTTGACTTCGGTCCGTCGATTAAACAGCCGACGGAATCGGTGAATGATTTGCTTGGTCGGGGATTTCCGATTTCGTTTGAACTGGGGATAGCTACCATTGTCGTGGCTGTCATCTCCGGAGTCATACTCGGTATTTTTGCGGCGTTGAAACATAATGGCATGATAGATTATTTAGCGATGACGATTGCGGTTTTAGGCATATCGATACCAAACTTTGTCTTGGCCACACTGCTCATTCAAGTGTTAGCTGTCAATTTGAACATTTTGCCGGCAGCGACGTGGTCCAGCCCTATGCATATGATTATGCCTACAATCGCTCTGGCTACCGGACCGATGGCGATCATTGCCCGTCTGACGCGTTCGACCATGCTTGAAGTGCTTACCCAGGATTATATCAAAATGGCGCGTGCAAAAGGACTGAAGCCATGGAAAATTATTATTAAACACTCACTGAAAAACGCACTCATGCCGGTTGTAACTATTATGGGTACACTGCTGGCAGGTATTTTGACCGGTACATTCGTTATTGAACAAATTTTTGGTATTCCGGGAATGGGAAAATATTTTGTTGAAAGCATTAATCAGCGAGATTATCCGGTAATTATGGGGACAACCGTATTTTATAGTGCATTTTTGATTTTGATGCTGTTTTTGGTTGATATTGCATACGGTCTATTGGATCCGCGTATTAAATTGCATAAAAAGGGAGGAGAATCATGA
- a CDS encoding F0F1 ATP synthase subunit epsilon has protein sequence MKTLDVSVVTPDGPVLEDQFDMVSCKAENGELGVLPGHIPMVAPLSISSVRLKQDDNDSVSLAVNGGFLEVRPDKVTILAQSAEKPAEIDVQRAEEAKKRAERRLQSQQDNVDFQRAELALKRAMNRLDVAR, from the coding sequence TTGAAAACACTGGATGTGAGTGTTGTTACTCCTGATGGCCCGGTATTGGAAGATCAATTTGATATGGTCAGCTGTAAGGCGGAAAATGGCGAACTCGGCGTTTTGCCTGGACATATTCCAATGGTTGCGCCATTATCAATCAGTTCCGTCCGTCTTAAACAGGATGACAATGATTCGGTCAGCCTCGCTGTTAATGGTGGGTTTCTGGAAGTGCGGCCTGATAAAGTAACGATTTTAGCCCAGTCCGCAGAAAAGCCGGCCGAAATTGATGTTCAGCGTGCAGAAGAAGCAAAGAAACGCGCTGAGCGACGTCTCCAGTCACAACAGGATAACGTCGACTTCCAGCGGGCAGAATTAGCACTCAAACGAGCAATGAATCGATTGGATGTCGCACGATAA
- the atpD gene encoding F0F1 ATP synthase subunit beta, whose protein sequence is MSKGHITQVMGPVVDVKFDEGELPDIYNALTVHSDDDNNAIDLTLEVALHLGDNAVRTIAMSSTDGLKRNMPVVNTGAAISVPVGEQTLSRVFNVLGEHIDLEEPVANDVRRDPIHRQPPQFEDLTTDTEILETGIKVVDLLAPYTKGGKIGLFGGAGVGKTVLIQELINNVAQEHGGISVFAGVGERTREGNDLYYEMKDSGVISKTAMVFGQMNEPPGARMRVALTGLTMAEYFRDEEGQDVLLFIDNIFRFTQAGMEVSALLGRMPSAVGYQPTLATEMGQLQERITTTDKGSVTSIQAIYVPADDYTDPAPATTFAHLDATTNLDRGLSEQGIYPAVDPLASTSRALDPEIVGEEHYNVAREVQQTLQKYKELQDIIAILGMDELSDEDKLTVSRARRIQFFLSQNFHVAEQFTGQPGSYVPVSETVKGFRQILDGKYDDVPEDAFRLVGRLEDVDEKAKEME, encoded by the coding sequence ATGAGCAAGGGACACATTACACAAGTCATGGGCCCTGTTGTCGACGTTAAGTTCGACGAGGGTGAACTGCCGGACATTTATAATGCGCTAACTGTCCACAGTGATGATGATAATAATGCAATCGACCTGACATTGGAGGTTGCACTTCATCTCGGTGACAATGCAGTGCGCACCATCGCGATGTCCTCAACAGACGGTCTCAAGCGTAATATGCCAGTCGTCAATACTGGTGCGGCTATCTCAGTCCCAGTCGGTGAACAAACGCTTAGCCGTGTGTTCAACGTACTTGGTGAACATATTGACCTGGAAGAACCGGTTGCGAATGATGTGCGCCGTGATCCAATTCACCGTCAGCCACCACAATTCGAGGACCTTACAACAGATACAGAAATTTTGGAAACAGGTATTAAAGTTGTTGACCTATTGGCACCATACACGAAAGGCGGAAAAATCGGTTTGTTCGGAGGTGCCGGTGTTGGTAAAACCGTTCTGATTCAGGAACTAATTAACAACGTCGCACAAGAACACGGCGGTATTTCCGTATTTGCCGGTGTTGGTGAACGTACACGTGAAGGTAACGACCTTTACTATGAAATGAAAGATTCGGGCGTTATTTCGAAGACGGCCATGGTTTTCGGTCAGATGAACGAGCCACCAGGAGCTCGTATGCGTGTTGCCTTGACGGGCCTCACCATGGCTGAATATTTCCGTGATGAAGAAGGACAAGACGTTCTATTATTTATTGATAATATCTTCCGTTTTACTCAGGCAGGTATGGAAGTGTCCGCATTGCTGGGCCGTATGCCGTCTGCCGTTGGTTACCAGCCGACACTGGCAACCGAAATGGGACAATTACAGGAACGTATTACAACGACGGACAAAGGATCAGTTACATCCATTCAAGCCATCTACGTGCCAGCCGATGACTACACAGACCCGGCACCGGCGACAACATTTGCGCACTTGGATGCGACAACTAACCTGGACCGTGGTTTGTCTGAACAGGGGATTTATCCTGCTGTGGACCCATTGGCTTCGACATCACGTGCACTTGACCCGGAAATTGTCGGTGAGGAGCATTATAATGTCGCACGTGAAGTTCAGCAGACATTACAGAAGTACAAAGAATTGCAAGACATTATTGCTATCCTTGGTATGGACGAGCTTTCAGACGAGGATAAACTGACGGTGTCCCGTGCACGTCGTATCCAGTTCTTCCTGTCACAAAACTTCCACGTTGCTGAACAATTCACAGGCCAGCCGGGATCCTATGTACCGGTCTCAGAAACGGTAAAAGGCTTCAGGCAGATCCTTGACGGCAAGTACGATGATGTACCGGAAGACGCTTTCCGCCTTGTCGGACGGCTTGAAGACGTTGATGAAAAAGCAAAAGAAATGGAATAA
- a CDS encoding YwmB family TATA-box binding protein, which produces MRFIALIFTIFLLLTTNVTAISKQTDSLTTLAGVTADIGLQADSWQVVVKEKMNREQLRGYIKKLQSKNDYISSSKADENSIKYLFEHRQNQTDITEHYQVVIPKNTAYKAEFIAVFSGDVWNNKTEKAYHSRIAHMKDTYFSKHAKTFACLTTTIDGKMDGVYFLDKLTETMNVKVSQTQKDTVETSQFEKIVYGHTPMLNEELMINNESMNVQMVLKNKGPDRTTLTIGTPILITEY; this is translated from the coding sequence ATGCGTTTCATAGCACTTATATTTACGATTTTCTTACTATTAACAACAAACGTAACGGCTATTTCCAAGCAAACGGATAGTCTCACCACGTTGGCCGGTGTGACAGCTGATATAGGTTTACAAGCTGACAGTTGGCAGGTTGTGGTTAAAGAAAAGATGAACAGGGAACAATTAAGAGGTTATATTAAAAAACTGCAATCAAAAAATGATTACATTTCCTCAAGCAAAGCGGATGAAAATAGTATAAAATATTTGTTTGAGCACAGACAAAATCAGACTGATATAACCGAACATTATCAAGTGGTTATTCCAAAAAATACTGCTTACAAGGCGGAATTCATCGCAGTGTTTAGCGGAGATGTTTGGAATAATAAGACGGAAAAAGCATATCACTCGCGAATAGCACACATGAAGGATACATATTTTAGCAAACATGCAAAAACATTTGCTTGTCTGACGACTACCATTGATGGTAAAATGGATGGTGTTTATTTTTTAGATAAACTTACGGAAACGATGAATGTAAAAGTATCGCAAACGCAGAAAGACACCGTGGAAACGTCGCAATTTGAAAAAATAGTTTACGGGCATACTCCCATGCTGAACGAAGAACTTATGATTAATAATGAATCGATGAACGTACAAATGGTGCTAAAAAATAAAGGACCTGATCGAACAACGCTAACGATAGGCACACCTATACTGATTACTGAATACTAA
- a CDS encoding DUF1146 family protein gives MFSSIGMTALIGMISHLFFIYVTWRVITTINIDPLIRKGRETEARVLIILVAIFIGTGVSRFFLDFIQWSQDLLYLF, from the coding sequence ATGTTTTCATCAATCGGTATGACCGCTTTAATCGGAATGATATCGCATTTATTCTTTATCTACGTCACGTGGCGTGTTATTACAACCATTAATATTGATCCTTTAATCAGAAAGGGCCGGGAAACCGAGGCTAGAGTGCTTATTATATTGGTTGCTATTTTCATTGGTACCGGGGTCAGCCGCTTCTTTCTTGACTTTATTCAATGGTCGCAGGACTTACTATATTTGTTCTAA
- a CDS encoding peptide ABC transporter substrate-binding protein, translating into MRKGLLWFIAMMFIAVLTACTTSSGNEGNSDEGNDSEKQAEGDSSDEKVLYMNNGEEPTSLNPPIGFDSVSWNVLNNLMEGLTRLGKDDQPQPAMAEDWEKSNEGKTYTFHLREDANWSNGDPVTAEDFVYAWKQLLNPETGSSAAFLGYFIEGGEAYNAGDGSAEDVAVEAVDEKTLEVTLNAPTNFFLQLVTNPAFFPVNAEVAEENPEWYAEADAFVANGPFKLASWQHDKEMTMVKNDQYWDKDTVNLDKVHWAMVNKVETEYQMFESDELDMTEIPSEMADKLIDGDDVVIEDQGGLYFYRFNVNMEPFQNEKIRKAFALAVNQEDIVNYVTKNKEKAAKAFVSPGFTGPSGKEFRDVNGDLVTFNPEKAKQLLKEGMQEEGYDELPPVTLTYNTSDSHKAIAETLQNMFSENLGVDVELENTEWNVFLEDQKQLNLQFSRSSFIFDYPDPINFLESFITGSSMNRTGWSNEKYDDLIAKSKQEADEEQRWEYMYEAEKLLAEEMPIFPIHYYNHVYIYKDDVTGVVRHPVGYLDLKWADKE; encoded by the coding sequence ATGAGGAAGGGTTTATTGTGGTTCATTGCAATGATGTTCATCGCCGTACTGACAGCATGTACCACATCTTCAGGTAACGAGGGCAATAGTGATGAAGGAAATGATTCAGAAAAGCAGGCGGAGGGAGACAGCAGCGATGAAAAAGTGCTGTACATGAATAATGGGGAAGAACCGACATCGCTGAACCCGCCGATTGGATTTGATTCCGTCTCCTGGAACGTCCTGAACAACTTGATGGAAGGGCTGACAAGGCTTGGTAAGGATGACCAACCGCAGCCGGCGATGGCCGAGGACTGGGAAAAATCGAACGAAGGCAAAACGTACACCTTCCATCTCCGCGAAGATGCGAACTGGTCCAACGGTGATCCGGTCACAGCAGAAGACTTTGTCTATGCGTGGAAGCAGCTTTTAAATCCGGAAACAGGCTCATCAGCAGCATTCCTCGGTTATTTCATTGAAGGCGGGGAAGCGTACAACGCCGGTGACGGGTCAGCTGAAGACGTCGCGGTAGAAGCTGTTGATGAAAAAACATTGGAAGTCACTTTGAATGCACCGACAAACTTCTTCCTGCAGCTCGTGACAAATCCGGCATTCTTCCCGGTAAACGCTGAAGTGGCAGAGGAAAATCCGGAATGGTACGCCGAAGCAGACGCTTTTGTCGCCAATGGCCCGTTCAAATTAGCTTCGTGGCAGCATGACAAGGAAATGACCATGGTGAAGAACGACCAGTATTGGGATAAAGACACGGTAAATCTGGATAAAGTGCACTGGGCGATGGTCAACAAAGTAGAAACGGAATACCAGATGTTTGAAAGTGATGAACTGGATATGACGGAAATTCCGTCTGAAATGGCTGATAAGTTAATTGACGGGGACGATGTTGTGATTGAAGATCAGGGCGGTTTGTATTTCTACCGGTTTAACGTCAACATGGAGCCATTTCAGAATGAGAAAATCCGAAAAGCATTTGCACTGGCGGTTAATCAGGAGGACATTGTCAATTATGTCACCAAAAACAAAGAAAAGGCCGCAAAAGCGTTTGTATCTCCAGGATTTACAGGCCCATCAGGTAAAGAATTCCGAGACGTGAATGGTGACCTGGTAACGTTTAATCCGGAAAAGGCGAAGCAACTGTTGAAAGAAGGAATGCAAGAAGAAGGCTATGACGAACTGCCACCAGTGACCCTGACGTATAATACGAGTGATTCGCATAAAGCAATTGCCGAAACGTTGCAAAATATGTTCAGTGAGAACTTAGGCGTTGATGTAGAACTGGAAAATACAGAATGGAATGTCTTTTTGGAAGACCAGAAACAGTTAAATCTGCAATTCTCCCGTAGCTCATTCATTTTTGATTACCCGGATCCAATCAACTTCCTGGAAAGCTTTATTACCGGATCGTCCATGAACCGCACGGGCTGGTCAAATGAGAAATATGATGACCTGATTGCCAAATCAAAGCAGGAAGCTGATGAAGAACAACGCTGGGAGTACATGTATGAAGCGGAAAAATTACTGGCAGAAGAAATGCCGATTTTCCCGATTCATTACTACAACCATGTATACATCTACAAGGATGATGTAACAGGCGTTGTCCGCCATCCAGTAGGCTATCTTGATTTGAAATGGGCAGATAAGGAGTAA